Genomic DNA from Manis pentadactyla isolate mManPen7 chromosome 14, mManPen7.hap1, whole genome shotgun sequence:
ggaagaggcTCTGGTGTTGAGGGCCCTTTGTGGTTGGATGCTCCATAAGCCATTCAGCCCTGATGTGCAGCAATCCTGCCACAGGCCTGTCTGGGGAGTCAGTGATTCCTGGAGCTTGAGCCACAGAGCTGGGGCTGTCTCAGGTAGAATGTGTCGGGAGAGGCCTGAGTTAGAGAATGCACCAGGGCAGGGCTGGCAAAGGACAGCCTGTTTTTGTAGATAAAGTTTTGCTCTTTTTGTGCTGTCTGCAGAGAAGGGCAGAGTGGGGTTGTTGGGACAGAGACTAGACGGCCTGCAGGGCCCAAAGCATGTGCTCTCTCGCCCTTGATGGAGGAGGTTTCCTGTGATGGAAGGTTTCCCAGGCCTGGACAGGTCAGTGTGTGGTCAAAGCAGTGTATAGGCAAACACCCAGGCTCATCTGGGCAGTTGTATGAGACAGAAGGTGCCCCAGAGGATGTGCAGCAGGAATACGGCTTACCTTGCACAAGAGCACTGGCATCACCCAGCTGAGGGTGGGCAAACTGGGAAGTGAGCGCAGGTGTCAGGGCCCACAAGGGGTCTCTGTAAACTGGGTGGAAAGCTAGGGGGATGGCAGTATGGCATGTAGAGGGAGGGGATGACCTGTCAGGGGATCTGCCCTTGGTAATTTTACATGTTCTGCCTGGCTGTGTTTCTGGCTGTGACAGATGTGAGTGGGTTTTGTTGTAGACCTGCTGCATTTGAGCCTATGACCATCCACAGGTGGGGTGTCTGGAGGCAGCTCCACATGCTCTCAGGCTCAGGGGCACCATTACCTTAAGGCCCACTGGTCTGTGAGGAGCCTGGGGAAGGATCCCACCAACGGCAAGTCAGAGCATTAAGAAGCATCATGGAGTCAGGAGTGGAGGGTTTCATTTACTGCAGTGTTAGCACTGGGGATTCATAGTCTTGGCTTTGTTCTGGATGTTGCCATTACTGTGTTGAACGTTGATCATATTGAACTTTTTGAACATTGATTGTATGACATTGTTCTGGGCCCTCAATTGTTAAAGCTGCTGTTCACTGAGCAAGTATTTTACCCCAGTTGTAAGCTGCCTGCAGACCTGGGCCACAGGTACTAGGTACACAAGTGGCTGAGGAGAGGGCACTGGGCCGGGCTCAAGCCCTGgcatgaagtgtgtgtgtgtgcatgccaattatttttcagttataaaaCTGTCTTCTTATGGTCTTGTATTTGAGggttctttttctttactttattaaatacctatttttgttttaaagcaaCCTTATAagacaaagaaatataaattagtGTTTCTCTCCTGCACCTCCCTCAGGGCTATGACACACCATTGCATTTCGCTTGTAAGTTTGGGAATGCGGATGTGGTCAACGTGCTTTCTGCACACCCTTTGACTGTAAAAAGCCCAAGGAATAAATGTGATAAAACACCGGAAGATGTAAGTACCTATTCAAATGCTGTGGCTATGTAGTGTTAGAAATGGAAGATATGTAAAATGACAGTGCAGAATTTTAGCTGCCATGAATTCACATGTGCTGTGTGCTGTGTGCCCCATGGGCTCACATCAGAGCCCTGATAGCTGAATAAGATACACTCTGTGAAGAGGATGTTGTGGAGTCAGGAAAGGACTGGAGTGCCCCAGtttgctgattttattttcctaaaacttGTGGTCAGTTGTTATCAGTAGCTCACAGTTGTTCATCAAGTTCCCTCTGTGCATACCTCAGCTGACCAGGGTCAGAGGTAACCGAGAGGCAGTCATGATGAAGGTCATGGTGGTGGAGAGGGTGAAGGTGATGGTGGCATGGGTGATGCTGCTGAAAGCAGCTGGCATGGTCAGCTCAGTGTACACGTATTCTCACTTGACTCCCACAAGCCTTTGGAAGCAGGCCTTGTCATGACCTATATTGGCAGTTGAGCAGAATATACCTTAGAGAGGGCAGAGGTGCATCTGTGCCTGTGGGGTGGAGGGAAGTGGATGGGGCTCAGTGGGTGCCAGGTGTTAGAGCTGTTGTCCAACCGACCTACCAGCCCTTTGGAAAGAGGATCTGGAAGGATCCTCTTCTGGTGGGGATGCCTCCTTTGTAGATGCTGTTTGTAGTACCCGCCTTCTGTTGAAAGTTTAGAATACATGTAAACAAAAAGAAGTGAAATTCACCAGACTCCAACTCAGAAATTGCCAttattttgcatttatctgaCTCAACTTTTTATGTGCATTTGTATGTTTTTTCAATATAAAACGCTTGCTGTTTGCTAACTGATGTTTTTAAAGCACTTGCCCTCTCTCACAgttaatagaatttaaaaaaatagttcacTACTCACAGGGTTCACTGTACAGTTGTTTGTTTCTTTGACAGGCTGGCAGGATGTAGTTAATTTTGTGGTTTCTTCCTTCTTATTTGAaggttattgttttttttttatttctagcaaaaatgaattaaaaaatgaaaaaaagtgtgTCGCTATAATTATCCAAGAGTTGAGAAAGTTGACTCATGtagttgaaaaaataaaacatctgtCGTCTTTGCTAGGTAGGCGTTTCTGCAACTCAGCCAACCAAACAATAGTGGTAAACAGGCTCCCAGAAAGTGGGGCTTGTGGAGCTGACATAAATGCACTTGCATGTCTGCTCTGACTTGATAGTGCACTTTAAGATTTCCTTTCCTTgaagaaaattaggaaatataGAGTagcaccaagaaagaaaataaaattcactcATAATCCCAGAGTTTGTTATTCTTGTACTGGCTCCTTAAGCTTGTACGAAACACTTAAGAAAGGTTGTACTGTTCAACACGTCTTCTGATTGTGGGCTTTATGAAATAACTCAGCATTGGGATACTATCCTAGTTTTGATGACTTTAAAACTTGCTTTTGTAAGATGATTTTAATGTTAAAACTGTGATAAATGAAGatttagaatttactttgttttttcaaaTAGGTTATTTGTGAAAGAAGCAAAAACAAGTCTGTGGAACTGAAGGAGCGGATTAGAGAATATTTAAAGGGTAAATGGGAAACTGGTACCTGGAGTGTGGGCCCCGAGTTGGGAGGCCCCAGATGGTGCCCATGCCTGACCTTGAATTCTCACGAGCAAAGCTGAAGGCTGCCCATGAACTTGCCAACTGGTGTGCACCCTCCTTTTTCATGAAATCCCTTCTTTGCACCCATAAGCTTTTTTAAGAGGCCAGCCTGTCTGTCATCTGACTGTGGGCTGGTGGCCTCACCCCTTAATCTCTGCAGGCCTCCCCTGCGCATGTGTCTATGGTCCCATCTCCTCAGGAAGAGCCTGCTCATCAGCAGAAAAGTGAGCAGGAAGGGCTGAGCCTGGAGCTCCTCGGTGGATTGGTTTGTCAGTAGCCCCATCAGTTCTCTGGTCACATGCCCTCTGCATCAGGGCCTGCCCCTCCTTGGCAAAGCTGGCTCCTCCCACAGCTGCCTGGGCGGTCCCCATTCCTGCGGTCTGACCGGCAGAGTTGAATTGCTGGCTTAACTTTTCAAGGCCATGACCTGTTGGGGTGGTCCTTCCTGTTGCGTCTGGAGGTGTGCCTCTGCGCTCTGGGGCCTTGTTCCTCTGGTCAAAAAGTATAAAGGTGGTGGGTTTCAGAAAGAGTCTTTTCctcctgtccctctgtctcctgtGAACTTCATTCAGCAGATGGCAGAGGAAGTGCCTTTCTTTACCATCGTTAGCCAGAGGTCTGGTGGTCCCACTCGCTGAATGACATGGCAGCAGAAACCCAAAGCTCTTGGACCTCCTCTGTGTGCCTGTTATCCCTTCTTTCTCAGTTTTCATTCCTacacccaccctgcccaccacctgctttttctttttttaaatagatttgagagttttttttattaaggtattactgatataaactcttatgaaggtttcacatgaaaaacaatgtggctactgcattcacccatattattgagttgttCCCCCCACtgcattgcagtcattgtccatcagtgtagtaagatgccacagagtcactgtttgccctctctgtgctatactgtcttccccatgatccccacacACCATGCCACTACCTGCTtttataaataaacttttattggcACATGACAGCCACAGCCATCTGTTTGCATATTGTCACTGGGCACTTTCCTGCTACACTATCCTTTGTTCTTTCCACATTCCACATCAAAGTGTCATGATTCCAGGGCTGTTTAGAAATGTGTGATTTAGTGATAAAAAATTATAACGGACAAAAGAGGaattggggagggaaggaggttaCAAGGGAGCTTCTCTTTGGCATTCTCAAGTGTCCAATTAAGCTAATCTTGGGCACACGAGCTTTGCCTCAAGTGTTTGCTGTGTCCCcttttctcccagaagaggaaagTTGTTTGGCTCGGTAAGAGTCAGGAACTAACTGGCCTGCTTCCCAGGTCCTTCGGCTCCAAAGCTGTTGTGGCCTTTATGTTGTTACCATCAAATCATTGCTAAGCCTGTGGTGTAATGAATGCCTGACCACCCACCAAGGTGAGGACCCATATAAGCAGATATCATTAGTCCTGGTGTGTCTCCTCCTCCAGGTCACTACTACGTACCACTCCTGAGAGCAGAGGACACGTCTTCTCCAGTGATTGGGGAGCTGTGGTCTTCAGACCAAACAGCCGAGGCCTCTCACATGGGCCACAGTGGGGGTGGCCCCAGAGACCCTGTTTTGACCCTGAGAGCCTTTGCAGGGCCCCTGAGTCCATCTAAGGTGAGTGCTGTGGAAGCTTCTGGAATCAACTCCTAACCATCCTTCCTGGAAGTGCTGGGTGTTCCATCCTCTTGCTTTGTGCTTTGTCTTAGGTGGAGTCCCAATGAGTCGGTTGCTGGAGAAACAAGTGTCTTGAACCTATTCCTCTTTAGCCAGGGCAGCTGTTGTCAGCCCACACTTCAAAGACTAATGTTTACCTGGGCTGACCGTCCCCCCAACCGCCATCGCCATGTGACTCTCCCGTCCACAGCCACGGCCCTTCTTTCACAGCCTAGTGTTAACTAGTCTAATGAGGCTCTCTGTTCCACTCTTCTTGGACTTGTCTCACCACTAGGAAACTTCCATTTGCAAACCCTGAAGTTCACCGTCAGACTGAGGCATTTCATACTCTTACTTGCGTGTAATATTTCATtaaagaaaagtttgaaatagtTACCTGCAACCatagaaaaaaaaacctccacaaagaagTGATATCAGTGAGGATTAGATTCTACTGCATAAAACGTAAAACTAGTGACTTAAACATTTGTTTTCCTCTCGTGGGATGGCAGATGACCTGCGGCCCACAGGCTGCCAGGTCTGTGGTATCTGCATTAGGGCGAGGCGTCGTCGTGACGCTTCATCCCTCCGCAGCCAAGTCCAGGCTGCAGGTAGGGAAGGGCCGTCCTTTCCTCCATCACTTTGCAGCCCTGGGATTCTCTCAGTTCAAGGATGGGTGGGAGGAGGGACACAGAAGCATCAGGTGGCTTTGCAGTGCTGGTGATTCATCACATTTGCCCAGCAACTTGGATGCATAGCATAGCTCAATACATACTTTCTTCATAGGCAGAAGATTTTCGTAGACTGTGGAAAACTCCGCCTCGAGAGAAAGCAGGCTTCTTTCAAAATGTCCGGAAATCTGACCCAGAAAGAGGCATCGAGAGAGTGGGAAGGTACTTAGGGAATGACACAATGGTGGGAGCCAGGTGGCAGTGGCATACTTGTTGATTGAGGGTAGAAACTCTGCCTTTAAGATACTAGCTCCCAGGAGTGTTTATTGGgagattttttaaagacttttcatTAAGGTCTAATTCCTTCAAATGTTGTATATGCTGCAGTTTCTATAACAGAAGCATCTGTCCAAGGATGCTGTATTGTCTTGTCAGGCTCTGTAAACAGTGTTTTCTTGGCTGTAAAGGAGTAAGACAGACAcaggcagtgtggctggaaacTACTAGTAAAAAAATCCCCAAGAAGTGTCACTGTCAAGCTAAATTACAATATAATCAAAAAAAGCTTCACTGAATTATTTTTAcaactttttcttaaaatatgtgCCCAGTTTCAGGTTTACAACTTGAACATGAAAAGGACTTAAAATTTGTATCTGCCTGGCCAAACCAAAATCATATCCAACTTTATATAGTTGtattatgaaaacaaaaaggttcgTGCATTTGTGGAGTTTTCTGTTCAACCTTTTTACCTCTGATGTGTGTGAGTCTGGACAGTTTGCTCTCATTGTGGTCTCTGCATGTGATGGGGTTCCCCTAATATGACAGAGCCCCACAGGCTTACTGTGCTGGGGGAGCAGTGTGTTAAAAAGTGCAAAGTGCTGTTTCAGCCCAATTCAGGATAAAGGGGCGTAACTAGGATTGCAGGGGTGGCTTTGCATAAAGTGGCTATTTCCTCTGTAGTCAGTTGTATGAATTTTTGTTTTGGGTTCACCACTGACCCGTTGTGCTTTTATTCTCCCAGGGAGCTGGCTCATGAGCTGGGGTATCCCTGGGTTGAATACTGGGACTTTCTGGGCTGTTTTGTTGACCTGTCTTCCTGGGAGGGCCTGCAAAAACTGGAAGAGTATCTTACTCAGCAAGGAGCAGGCAGAAAGGGCCAACAAAGCAGAGAAAGTGAAGCCTGTTGCCCGGATGTCTCTGCCTTTGGTAAGAACGTGTGGCGTGGCTGTGGACAGAGAAGTGTGTGCGTGTGGACCAGTGAACACCTGCTGCTCATGTTAAGCACTCCTGACACCCTAGGGGCTACCTGTCCCCTACATGTGTATGCTCCTGACCTTGGCttccttcttgttctctgcctagAGAGCAGGGAGCCTGGGTGTGGAGACTACATTTCTGTTTGCAAGGTCCTTTTCCCAAGGAGTAATGCAGGTGGTTTTCTGTCTTGGACTCTGGGGAGGAGGCATGAATGGGAGTGGTTTGCTGCCCATCAAAGGGGGGGTGGGGTTCCCTGAGTGGACACCACATGTCTGAAGAGCTGCTTTCTCTCCCTCAGACCATCATGGGAAGTGCAGCAATTCCATCTCTGTGAGGGCATTTCTAGAAGAAGATGATGATGTGAGCTTGGAGGAGGTTAAAAATCGGCAAAACAGAGCTCGAAACACTCAGTCCACAGTCAGTGGTTTTGGAGGCTTGGGGTGTGATATCCTACTCGCAGAGCAGAAAACGAACCTTCTAGAAGCCTCAGCCCAGACCAGTCCCCACAGCAACAAAAATGGGTTTTGCAGCCCACTGAGCAGCAGCAAGACCCTGGGTGGGAAGAGGCCAAAGGCCCTGAGTGGGGACGAAGCCCTACTGTCACCGGTCTCCAGCTTGACTGTTGAATTTGATAAATTGAATTTGCAGAATCTAGAAAGTAGCTTTTCTAAGACCCCAAATAAAACTATGAAAACTAAAGAGAAGATCCTGACATCAAGAAAGGAGGCAGTAGAAGGTGACTTACTAGGACCTCCTGCTGCTGAtaaacttggaaacaaccaaatAAGGACAGAAAACGAAATGTCAGCCACAATTGCTAAAATGTGCCTGAGTTCTGACAATTCAAGGCATGAAGTCCAGCACGTGAGCTGCAGCTCTGCATCCTCGGAGCCTGTGGGCGTCCCCGCCACAAAGGAGCCTATCCAGAGTCTCTTCCTTTTTGGGTATGAGTTGGGTGGGGGTGACGCTGTTTTAATTCCTATAAACCTATTGTCTGCCCACAACTGTTAGAAGTTCGTAGCTCTTTGATACTCAGTGGTCTTCCACGTTGGTAGGAGACACTGGCcccctttccaacccatccttgACACTGTGCTTGTGGGAAAGTAACACCCCTGGGATGGCAAACTATCCTACAAATTCAGTGTGTTTTAAGAAGAAAGACTGTCTTGGGGTCAGTCTCAGGCTCCTAGCGGGTGCCTGAGTGGCAGTGATGGATCCGTGATTACACGGTTCTGCACGCCATCCTGTTCCTGGGCTGGGCCCTTGAATTGATGATGCAGTGATATGGGAAGTCTACCTTTGAGCACAAGTATTTCTGCCTCTCCTCTTGGTTCTCTCTTATGCCTTTTAGAGAGGAGCCATCAAAGCTGGATCGGGACGTTCTTGCAGCCCTGGAGTGCACAGATGTGGACCCTCACCAGTACCCCGCTGTGCACAGATGGAAGAGCACTGTTCTGTGCTACTCACCTTCGGACAGACAGAGGTACCATTGGGCCCCAGAGTATGCCTGCTTGGGCACACAGGTTGTTGGTAGCTAGCTTCCGGAGCAGTCCAGGTCTGACTCAGACCCAAGTGGTTCATGTAGAACACTGGCAGTGAATTCATTGGCTAATGCAGCTCCCCTGATGTGTGGTGTGACTGGCAGCACCCGGATAAAGGAGAGGTCCACAATTGAGTGGAAAAGCAGAGTGGGTGCAAGGATTGAAGCAGGCAGGTTAGGGCCATGTGGGATTTGTGTGAAGCATTATGAGTTGCGAGTCTTCAGGGTATCAGTTCTGAGTGGCGAAGCAGCTGCTCTCAGAGCCACACTGGACCCCCGGGGGGCTGGTGCAGGGTTGTCCTGTTCTTGGTCTCTGCTCTCCCCGCTCCCCACCCTCTGTGCTGATGGACCTTTCTTGGTTTCCTCAGTTGGCCAAGCCCTGCATTGAAAGGGAAGTTGAAGCCTCAGCTGCCAGATGTCGTGTGCCCTCACAGCTGCAGCCCGGGGAGAAGCAGTCCCATAGGAGGCAGCCCTGGGAAGCCCACCCCTGCACACCACTCTCCTGGCGTGGGCAGCCCCGGGCGCTACAGCCCAGCTAATGGGGGCCACCTCCGCAGGATGACACGTTTGACCCAGCTCGCAGCCCTGTAGGCCAGCATATCCTGCTGGTTCTCATgtcattcatttttaaagtaaaaagggTAATGCATTTATTGCTAAAGTTTCAcagaaaatgtgtttatttattaatCCTCATTTTGAGagtaaaataaatttagaaactggaaatgttctgtataaaATTTAGATTTCTGCTATTTTGGGAGAAGTTGATGAAGCAAAGAGATACAGGTAATGACACAGACATTCCAGTTACTGTTCCCACTTGCATATGTAACAGGACGGTTCTGAGCAAGTTGTGCTTCCAGAAAGTCCGGGTGGCTGCCCAGAGTGGAGTTGGCTGTGTTTGCAGCACCACCCTACAGTAGCTGTGCTCTCTTCAATTCAGTTCTCAGTTGAGTTTGTGCCACTTCCTTCTCTGGGGAGAGTCTTCAACTTTCTAGTTTGGGGTAGGAAATCTTCTTTGCCAGTGAGTCCCAGTTGGAGAGAGTATTTGATAAAGTAGATGTCTTAGACTTGCAGTGAAATTAATAGTCATTAAAAACATTTAGTGACCAGAGGTAAAGCTAGATTTTCTCTTGGGAAAAATCTAGCCTTTGGGAGTCGTGCAAATAGTTCTAGGAAACTCGCTGGCAGTCACTTAACGTCTTTGTTTCACCAGCACCTGAGTGTTGACAGCTTGCTGTTTAGTTGTCAGGGTCAGTGGTAATTAAATGACCTGTCAGTGGTCCCTTAATTTAGAAGTTTATCCTGTATTTCAGAATTCATTTCAGTTGGATTTCCTTCATAAAAGAACATTGTGTTTTAATACAGAAACTAGCAGATTGCTTTTGACAGGTTTGAACCCAGTTCAGGTACATTATTGCATTTATTTTAGCCCTGGCTGTACCCTTCCAAGGGCCTGTGCACACAGCGTGGGAGCCACCATAGCATCGTGTGCCCCCACTGATGCCCCAGACCAAAGCGCCTTGTGGAAGGCTTATTTTTTCTGGGCTCTTATGAACAACTGCTTACTCACAAGCAGTGTTTGGTGAACATTTCCAGTGTTTGACCCAAAATGGAAACTTCTAGTGCTTTTGCTAACTTCAGTGCCTTTTGtaaatcatttattttcctgAACTTGCTTTTTGAGAATATACAGTGATACTAAGTAGgtgtgagattttttttcattcttaaaaattctgaattgaaatgtgtaaaaaaaaagttcctttcAGTTGATAACAAGAAACAGGTCAGGAGTATTGGAATCAgatttagattttaaaattcaaaagggTGTTGGTGTTTTTACTTGTGTAGCAGACTACCTGGATGTGCGCAGATGTGGATGTAAGAAAAATACATTCTAAAAACCAGGCATTTTAAAAAGGCATCTGTTCTCAAAAATCAGAATATAGGGCACTATGTCCACAGTGATCTCTTTTTTCTCTAGTCTTATATACCACCCtgtatgttgttgtaaatgttCAGATGGAAATTAAAATAGTGTTTTTGCCCTAATTTTGCAGACTGCTGTCCCTGTTCTCTCAAGTTTTAGGCCTTCTTTGACTATTTCTCCATTTATCTCCATAAGATGGCTCTGGTCCTGGCAAATAAATTACCATGTGTCCTATTGTgacttttatgttattttaaactacttagtgaaataaattatttttagaaccATGTGGTAATAATTTAAAGCTTTCAGAAAGACCTCCCTCACCTTTCTCCAGATAAAATATCCTTTTTAGTAAAATTTTAAGCAGTGTTTTGATGAAACAAACAGTGTACTTACCTGACGGTGGTTTACTGGCTGTTTTTGGTTTCCCTTTTGTAACAAAGCTGTGAAACCTTTTGGGCATTACTTTAAGCTAGCAGTTTTCATACCTGCCCCCAGAAACCGGAAGCCTCTCCTGTAACGTTGACATCTGGTGGGTTATTGCTTCCATCCTGGAGGTGATGTGAATCACATTGCCAGCAGGTGGACACTGTCCCCCAGGCCACAGTGCAGGGACTGTGGCAAGTTCCCTGTGTCTGGAGG
This window encodes:
- the ANKLE2 gene encoding ankyrin repeat and LEM domain-containing protein 2, coding for MLWPRLAAAEWAALAWELLGASVLLIAVRWLVRRLEKRSRGLGRNGRPAPSPHAAADPAPNPGEMTMDAILARLKLLNPDDLREEIVKAGLKCGPITSTTRFIFEKKLAQALLEHGRALSLHPPDHDALGAAAASQDTQKILKSAVGSSAEQINFSEDKDFGYSVGLNPPEEDAVTSEILSVPFSVMAGVDGHKAVARASTEPPLYYGVCPAYEGAPARNERIHVYEDKKEALQAVRMIKGSRFKAFSSREDAEKFARGICDYFPSPSKTSVPLSPVKITPLFSSGGLKDGLYLPESETVNKERANSYKNPRTQDLTAKLRKAVEKGDEDTFSDLVWSNPRYLIGSGDNPTIVQEGCRYNVMHVAAKENQASLCQLTLETLENPEFMRLMYPDDEPSMLQKRICYIIDLYLNTPDKMGYDTPLHFACKFGNADVVNVLSAHPLTVKSPRNKCDKTPEDVICERSKNKSVELKERIREYLKGHYYVPLLRAEDTSSPVIGELWSSDQTAEASHMGHSGGGPRDPVLTLRAFAGPLSPSKAEDFRRLWKTPPREKAGFFQNVRKSDPERGIERVGRELAHELGYPWVEYWDFLGCFVDLSSWEGLQKLEEYLTQQGAGRKGQQSRESEACCPDVSAFDHHGKCSNSISVRAFLEEDDDVSLEEVKNRQNRARNTQSTVSGFGGLGCDILLAEQKTNLLEASAQTSPHSNKNGFCSPLSSSKTLGGKRPKALSGDEALLSPVSSLTVEFDKLNLQNLESSFSKTPNKTMKTKEKILTSRKEAVEGDLLGPPAADKLGNNQIRTENEMSATIAKMCLSSDNSRHEVQHVSCSSASSEPVGVPATKEPIQSLFLFGEEPSKLDRDVLAALECTDVDPHQYPAVHRWKSTVLCYSPSDRQSWPSPALKGKLKPQLPDVVCPHSCSPGRSSPIGGSPGKPTPAHHSPGVGSPGRYSPANGGHLRRMTRLTQLAAL